The Branchiostoma lanceolatum isolate klBraLanc5 chromosome 12, klBraLanc5.hap2, whole genome shotgun sequence DNA segment cgctcgttctcatttaaattctgttaccgtttgaagtgagacgttcctgacattaagatatgccacatacatttgtataaggtgacaaactgtcgtttttatgacgacttcgTATAAaaacttcataaaaatgacattttggcaccttatatgtggcatatcttaatgtttggaacgtcttacttcaaacggtaacggaagttacagaatTTGGCAACATGcaccttgcacagcgtacaagaacagtgacaggagcgatctgacttgatttgtcggagggcctcggtagctggattcaccagttaaccggtcattctttgaactgaattgttacgttctcggctgctttttaaattttgcatgtctcctcaTGCGACAGCTGTATTTTAGGGCTTTGTAGGCCACCCATTGCTATAACTTCTTCCAAGTCAAAACTCATAAAtaatgttgtggtgcattttttgtaaaacataaaggtgttgtgggaaaatgaagaaagcatcgatggtgtccgtaatttggctcatatcaaatcgtaaaggctggccacagcaatttgtacatttaaatgagaacgagtgaACACTTCTGCTTGGAGCGTCGACGTCTATTTATATATGTTTACAGTACTCCTTTGTGTTACGCCTTGTTGTATATTCAGGGCGACTGGATTGAATGTCAAAATCCGAAACCATTATGGTAgccttttgtttctttttgccTTTATTTAGCCTCGACGAATACGGTACACTTTCTCGCTGAATGTGCGCCGTTTAGAGAGTTACAATCATCTTTATTGCGCTTAGAACAAACATACAATACACAATACTACAGTATGAATGGTTAAAAGCTCCTAGGTCAACCCCTTGTTTGGTTAATGTAAGGACACCCAGGGGGAGAACgagtgaacatttctgcttgGAGCGTCGATGTCTATTTATATATAGATGCTTCCAGTACTCCTTTGAGTTACGCCTTGATGAATTTTCCTTTACAAAAGGAAGCCTTTACAAAAGGAAGCCTTTACAAAAACTACATTTATACTAATTATTCAGAAATAAAGTACGTAGAAACTTCAAATAGCTATAgacaatacattttttcattttcttaaaatttttTAAACTTGTTGTATAATTGTGTGTTTCCTTGCAAATAGGCTTCGGGCTtgagtttgaaaatttcgaaTGTATGAATTCATTGTGTAAacgttttgttgtgtgtttgttggtcTTTGCGGTATATGTATACATCTCCGGGTTACCCGATACGCCCAAGAACAACCACCCGTATATGTTGTGACATctctgttgttttatgttcgctctTACTGTAACAGCACCTCTATTTCGCCGCTATCTCTTACATGTCCTCTGTTCAGCCGGACAAAACGCCTCGAAAACATGATCGCTCGTTCTTCTGTGTTACAGTCACTGTCTAACGCTTTTCTCAGCGGGTGTGCAAGGAGTTGAGACGTTTTGAAGGCGAGGAGAAGACACCTGGTGTGCCTAATTAGGTGGGGAGAAATGACCGAGGTCCTATCTGTCACCAAAATTTAAAAGCAACGAATAAAGGTATGTCAGAGGTTCTTCTGCTTATGCTAGTCTATTCAAGCTGTTGTCCGCGGGAGAAAAGCAGTTTTTTTTCAATCCTCACTCATCTGCAGAGTAAAACAAATCATAAACCAGCCTTTGTGAACTATAATCGATATTTTAAATTATTCAGTGACCGGTTTCTTGTTGACAGAAATATTTAAGGTCAGCTTAGCAAAGGTTGGTCAAAaaaggaagggggggggggctttgaaATTCCAGCGGTCTAAAACAGGCACCTGTATAAATAGGACCCCGCTAACCCTCTCAATCAACCCACGGGTAAAGCTCAGCTGTTTCCATGACCCTGATGAACGAAGGTCAATGGATTATTAGAACACAATAGTGTGGGTCATGTAACATGGCGGTCGCACGGGTCGAACAGTACAGACTAATGACAGCCCTGGTAACAAAAAGCAAAGTTTGTCTCGGCGATTGACACCCCCAACTCATCCAAGTAAAAGGTAGGTCTTTTAGGGTTTGCCAGGAAAAGCGAGACAACTACAGTTAGGCGTAGGATACAAAAATTTTGTCTGTCCGGTTGATGCCCTGAAAAAATAGGGTAACGTTAGGCAGGTAGATATTCTCGCTCTCTTTTCAGATTTCGGCCGAAGGGATCCTACATAACGTAAACGTTACATGCAGTGTAACAATGGAATATTGGAACACATCAgggcactggtattttcaacatcatataattatacagatatacattgtttaagcacaagtatatgaatTGTAAAATGTCTAATACACATTTTCACATAACTACAAAACCTTAATCAGAGCctgaaatacaggaagtatGTGAGGAAATTTGCAAGGCAATTTCTGTtgtgaattttcatcactcaaatgtcagatcgaaaatcttATCTTCCTTGCTAGCAGCAGACCTCCCAAAAAAGGCAACGCGCGTACGGCCGGCAGCTACATGCAGGTTTTTGCTAAGGCCGGTCGGGTAACCGAAAACACCGGTAcctagttttgtttttcttaggtcTTACCGCATTAGCAGATATACCTCAGAGTCTGTATATAACGTGGGACATCTTCAGTGCTATGCCAATGACGCCTTGCCTGTTCCGAATCGAGGGGGTGCAGATTTAGGGTTAGTAGTATCACCAATTCTAACCCTAATTCTGCACTACCTAGTTCTATTCACTCACCTTCTAGACACGTTATCGAGAACCTTGAACTTGTGTAGTCATCTGCGCATATTTCATGATTGTGTAATTAATGTAAATTTGTTTGATGTCTACATTGAAACAAAACTTTTAATCGTCGATCCGCTCTAGCTGACATGCTATAAAAAAATTGTGAATCGCCAAATTTGTGTCCTGAGGGCAATTTTCCATTTCACTACTTTTTGTGCCTTAACCAAGCACGGAAGCTCTGTAAATTTACCTCCGTAAAACGGAGACATTTTCGTGACTTGCTGTGAATTTGTGAGGGCCGTGTCTGCTCACAAGATGGAGCGTCTTTgtatttggtatgcgggtaaGTCTTGATGATACCTcgaaatgatcagattttgggccccctagcggcttgtagTGGCACGCCCAACTTCGCCCCTTTGAAGAAACGGACAACGGTGTCTGCGTCGCACAGACTACATATGTGCTAATCACGTGACACACTGTCTTTGTCCTCTTCAAACTCCATAGCTACGAGGCTAGACAACTACGACACTCAGTTGCTGATCGACGCTTGCGGCAAAAGGACGTACGTACGCATCGGTGCGGCGAAAAAGCGAATCACAAATCGACAAATTTACGAAGAGGTAAGTTTGCAACCTTCTCCCTTTGTCTGTTTTTGCCTTACTTTCTTTATCTGTGATGTTGTTGGATTCTCTCCGACCCAGCATAGACTCGTAGATATTGTTCAGACGACGCGTTGGCAAGTTTTCTTAGAACGGTAGATGATAGCCTCCGTTTCAGACTCCCtctctgtttttttcttcttctagttaccgttttctgacatttttagTTAAGCAGGATTCGCTCAGAGTCAGAGGTGAACCAGACttttggtttaaaacctggtaACTCCAGTTtgtagtcactgacgaaagacagcagacgcgtgctgtctgaaacgtctgaccatttccaaatttcatcaagttgcttgagtaacttggATATCATTACACTGTATATGGGCCCGGTTTCCTTCTCCATGAAAGAATGACTAGTTACATAATCATACGTTTGCTCATGGCCTACAGAAAGTCCCGCCGTTTTTCTCATGCCACAAGACTGATGCCCACTCCTGTCGTTGCGTTGGTGTTTCCTTTTTGGTGATTACCGTAGCAAGACGTTTAGACTGGATTATGAATTGTAAATCTTAATCCAAGTAATATTTGTATCAATGCCAGGAAGCAATCTATCGTTGaattatatgattatgaaaatggTAACATGAAACTGCACAATCAAATGAGATAAAGTAACTCAGTTGCAAGTTGTCTATCGTTCTATCGCCCGACAGTCATATCAAGATGGACGTCAATACAAAAGCGCTGATTGGTGCAGTGGCGGGAACTTGTGCGATGACGTCAGCCTTCGCGTACTCTCGACGGGACTGGCTGAAGGACCAATGGCTGGCCTTCATCTCCCCCGCCATCTACAACTTCCTGACGGGAACAACCAGGGAGCAGCGCGCTCTTAAGTACCTTAAGGTGAGATCAATGACAGCAAAGGGAATCAGATGGATGAATAGTTTTGAATATAAGTAAGACAGTGTGTATGAAATTGTTGTTGGTAAGATGAGTTATTTTCTTTACGACAAGGGTTTATGATCAAGCTGTGCGGACGTTAAAATTAGTTACTCTTATCCGATGCGTTTTTCGGTAAGAGTCAATTGAAACAAATCTGGCAAAAGATCTAGAGTAaaccatcatttctttctgtttcaTGCCTTGTCACTTataaacatgtatgttatatttTCTCACTAGttaattaaaaaaacattgcaatttGAAGCTACCCTGCGCCGCGCCGATGTTGTATTTAGCAAATTCTCTCATTAATCCGTTTTTTAAAGCAACGCTTATTGGCACGGGGATAAAGGATAGTTAGCGCCTTGCTAGTGTCGACCATTTTGTCACCAACTGGGTAAatgtttttggcgacaccttagAGGAGAGcctaatgatatagtattgtgtgcagtctgcaagaattctaggaattgggCACCCTAGCGACTTTATatggtactacagcggaacttccggtttaaaaatctcgtgttctgaacatgctattgTTGACCTTACATGACAGGAGCATGCGCGGGAGGGAAACCCTGACAGCGTTCTGGAGACGTTTGACGAGTTCTGCAGAACGCAGGAATGGGCCATGAACGCGGCGGAGGAGAAAGGCGACATCCTGGATGAAATAGTGCGGGAGCTGCGGCCGACTACATGTCTGGAACTGGGGACGTACTGCGGCTACTCGGCGGTTCGCATCGCCCGGCAGCTGTCTCCTTCCGCTCGCCTCATCACCGTCGAAGTCAACCCGGATTATGCCGCCGTTGCTAGGGAAGTTGTGAAGCTGGCCGGTCTACAGGACAAGGTAGCTTGTTGATACTTTATTCTTCCTGGGTACACCACTACCCAGTACACGTACTCAATAAAAATGAATGGAATTATTAGCTTCAACCCAGTTTGAATCACATAGCGTCATAAGAATCTATGTTGTACCTGGCAATTCTTAACATAACACATTCTTCTTTGTAAAAAGTGTCAACGCTAAATATTCAAAATCATCTCTGTTGTTCCAAGACTAATTCATTACGCTCAAGAAAGTGCtgaaatttttgcagttttctttCATTGTTGTCTTATTTTGCAGTTTTGCTAACAATGATAGTACGTATATATTATGTCAGCCAGCCTGTTCTAGCTTTGATAAAGATCACGGTGAATCATCCGCATTGATCAGATTTACAGTTGGTTAataaatttaatttcttggaacTCAAGCTCACTAAATTCTGTTCAAACAGATCGAAGTCATCAACGTGGACAGTTGTGACGTCATCCGGGAGCTCAAAGACAAGTATGACATCACGAAGCTGGATCTGGTTTTCCTGGACCATTGGAAGTACCTCTACATCCGGGACATCAAACTTATCGAGGAAGAGAAGCTGTTGAAGAAGGGATCTGTTGTTTTTGCAGATAACGTCATTATTCCAGGAGCCCCCGGTTACCTAGAATACATAAGGGGTTCGAAGAACTACAAATCTACTTTCTATTCGGTACATTTTGAGTACATGGATGACATGAAGGATGGTGTGGAGAAGTCAGTGTATATTGGTGATGAATAAACAGTATAAACGCCACCTAGCGTGATTGTAGAAAATGGCAATTACCGATGGAGTATCTTTACTTTTGCCTGTTACCTTATTCACGTTTTTAACAATTAGTCGCACTCAGTTTGTTTAGTTGGTTGCACTCgttttgtttgaatgttgaaTAGTTGGTGTACAATGTAGCTCATGAACTTTATATCCATTGGCTTGAGAagtttttttcaagttttttttttcgtaaCACAACACATACAATGGCTAGGGTCGGccggtttttgctagggtcggccgGGTAACCAAAAACACAACTTGAAGATATTTTGCCGAGGCTTTACCACATTAGCAGGCTTACCCCTGTCTTATTATGTAAGACACCTTCAGTGCCATGCCAATGACGCCTTGTCTGTCCCAAATCGAGCTTATGCAGCTATAGGGTTAGCAGCATCACCGATTCTAGCCCCAACTATCTACTTCTATCCATTCACCTACTAGACACATTTTCGAAAGACTTGAACTTGTGTAGTGTTGTAATTCTAAGATTATCTGTGACATGTTTAACTTCTGTTCTGGAACATCATTATTCGTGCATTATGAATTATAGATTAATTAGCATGGAAACCCGGTGATTCATTTTTGTGTTACATAGTAAAGACTAGAAGTTCATGCTGATGACAGGAGTGATACAGGAAGTGAGGAATGTTATGAGGTATGAATCATAAATTGTCAAATTGATTGTTTGCGGAGGTATATGCTATATAAAAATGTATGCTatcccttattgtattgtattgtattagtaattagcatgctatatcaaaatatatactatcccttattgtattgtattagtaattaggatgttaagttttattctatacttctactttgtattatgtttacgaattcttgccatactttgtaccatgtacaattgttgtgcaataaagttcttctatggtGTCGTAGAACTTTGTCATCTGGGTGGGACCAGTGAACTGACTATGCAGATATATCCATCGGacagaatgaaataaaaactttaTTCACTTTTTAATCACAACTACTTACCCCCTTTAGAAAGTCTGACTGGTTAGGCCACGTCTAGTTTACCAGTCGTTTAACCCTATTCAGGCCGGGCTTTTTTAGGCATCCTGGAAAGGGGAGGGGCTTTTGAAGCCCGCCCTTTCTAACTCCTAACCTACTTATCGTGTGACCATCAAATTTTCAGAAGGATGATACATTCGtatgatgtttttttgtaaaaaaaaaggtagtgacaaaatacaaaatacgaCGAACAATAACTTGGTTATACCTTATCGAATGATAtggtccaccatcttggattttgaccaatgacgtcatcaaattagcatgaatcatgaatacatgtattacataagATGTTAAGATTGCTCAAACCGAAATTAGAGAATAAACATGGGTGTCAGACACACATTGCCATGTCAACATTATAATTGAAGAACCCACTTCATAACTTTGAAATTGTTGCCAattaaattttaggaaaagtcaacaAGTCTGATgtgttctagcgtaagccgttTCAGGAGTTATGCGGCATAAAaattggcgcaggcctcaaaaatCACCAACAGCATCCGTCTGAATAAGGTTGAAAAGCTTACCCGACTAAAAGATGAAAGTGGCACTAAGCTTTATCAAATGGGCTAgtggccacagaagcgtaataaagcttcctatcttaatatatgacaatcatgtaagaaagaagctgtcaaaagtcacctacctgagttttagtccatgaaaaacatgcattggcagggctgtcaggcctccaaagtttcaatctagagcataatttcaactttctaatcggcacaacccctacgaatccggccctgtttacaaaaattgacctttgacctccttctctacctgataatcacacaaaaacaccaaacttctactgcctacagacaccacaaacatggatgaaagtctgatttttcaacacaattagaaggaagaaacccttacctgtaacatccagctcagaaataccaacataTCCGAGAAAAATACCCTATACaactacttttaccaagggtaccaaacctatttctaaaagttgctaaaagttggccttctgcgcctgcgccgatTACTGGAGTGTCGCCTAGTCCAGTCAGTGGAAAGGCAGGCACGCcccaagggggaggggggcggtaaacAAATTTTGGTCCGATTTTAATTTTAAAAGTACGGATACCCCCTTTCCGCCCGTTAGAAAAAAATCGCACCAGCTGGATAAGAATATATCCAAGAAAATAATCAGAATACTCGACGAGGACTCTACGGTTCAGCTCTCGGTACTGGCCTCTTTTGAATGAATACATCGCAGTGTCTTATTAGGTGACTTTGTCACAAACTTCGATTTAAGACGTTGTTCTGTTTTGTACACAGTGTTTGTAGTTGGCGTGTGAACTTCCAATGGTCTAAAACAGAGACATGTATAGATAGAAGTCAGCTAACCCAGCAAATCAACTGAAAAATCCCAGCTGGTTCAATGACCCTGAGAGAAGATCAATGGCTATAATTATGCTTtatagaaccaaggacattatataggaacaCAATGGTGCGTGACGTAAAAGGGCGGTTGTACTGGTCGAAGGATATAGGCCGACCCTGCAGCCGATACAACAAAAGCGTGCATTCTCGCAAAAGGCAACGTTTTTCTTATTGACTGAACTTGCCCCAAACTCATCCAACTTAAAGGTATGTTTGTAGGGTTTACCACAAATTTGAGTCATGTCAAATCATTCAAATTAAGCGACGAAACTATAGTTAGCACATTAGCATGCATGCATATGTATAATCATGTTGGATATCTTCAGTGTCATCCAAATGGCGTCGTGTCTGTCCCGATACTAGCCGCATCTTTGCACATTTTCGTGCAATTCTATTACCTACTGGAAACAGGATTGACACAAGTGACCGTGTGTAGTAATTTATGTATATTTTAAGAAATTCGTCTTTTGTCTACTTTGAAAAACAAGGTATTCAGCTTTCACCCTGGCTGACATGCTACATTGTATTGTCAAGGACAATATATAATGTGCTTGGTATTGTGAAGTACTGAATCGTCAACTTTGTGTCCCAATggcctttttttccatttcattaCCTTTTTGTGGCTCAGTGTATTTTCAACTGAAGCCAAGTAGGTAATACTCTCTTAAGCAGTAAGTGTTGAGTCCTTTGAGTGCGAAAGTACATTTTACCTTTGAAAGTCACTTGGAGGCCCAACATCTTATCATTTCGAGGTCGAATTAAGACCTACTCAGAGACAAAATATCAATGTAaaccacccaggcattctcatGTAATCGTGTTCATAGACAGCattcaaagccaatgtcatctacatacacacacacacacacacacacacacacacacacacacacacacacacacacacacacacacacacacacacacgcacacacacacacacacaggttcGTGATAAGTGAAACCTGTTTTGGAATTGCCCCgggtgccgccatcttggaattctGCACGTTCCAGTCGCCCACACATTTCTGTCAACTGGTAAGGCAAAACCAGTACATTGTATTACCATAGCTTTCGTCCCTTCCAGGTTGCAGTACCATCAGTTGTTAATAGCCGGAGATCGCCTTAAGTTCATGACATTCTAGTAGATAGTGCTCAATAACAAGATGTAATGTTCACTCCTACAAATCATGTCAACTATTCACACTTTTTCCCTGACTAAAATTACATCAAATCGCGAGCCTGAAATCAGTATTTCCTAGCAAATGATTATTTCTAGTTTTCTATCGTTTTCGACCGACAGCCATACTAAGATGGACGCCAATACAAAGGCGCTGATTGGTGTATCGGCGGTAACTTTTGCGATGGCGTCAGCCTTCGCGTACTCTCGACGGGACTGGCTGAAGGACCAATGGCTGGCCTTCATCTCCCCCGTCATCTACAACTTCCTGAAGGGAACAACCAGGGAGCAGCGCGCTCTTAAGTACCTTAAGGTGAGATTAATTACAGCAAAGGGAATCAGATGGATGAATAGTTTTGAATATATTAAGTAAGATATTGTGTATGAAATAGTTGTTGGTAAggtgtgtttcttttctttacgaCAAGGGTTCACGCTATCAAGCTATGCGGACGTTAACATTAGTTAACTCTTATCCGATGCGTTTTTCGGTAAGAGTCAATAGACACAAATCTGGCAAAAGAGTAaaccatcatttctttctgttCTTTGCCTTGTCATATTCTCTGTCGATGTTGTcacaaaatattgcaatttgaaaCTACCATCCGTCGCGCCGTTGTTGTATCTAGCAAATTCTTTCAATAACCCGTTTTTAAAGGCAACGCAAATAGCACACACACGGATAAAGGATAAGTAGCGTTAAACCCTTGCGAGTGTCTGCCATTTTATCACCAACtgggtaacctccattaacattaataagacgggttacataaatccgccactttgaaaaacagtgggtttgggcgatctctagtgcagcataccccaggtatgcacagttttagATATACGCGAGTGCATATACTGGGAGGTGTTGGATTTGGACGTATCAttttagggtggcggaattatgtaccctgtcAAAATTAGGTTAGTAGATGAATAAAATGACTCTTTtgacacaaccaagagatttattcaaccaacagtcaccttcttcaaggcaattctgactggttcacgtttgtgaccgcatagtgatgtcatcccctgtgattgtacatatgtaaatattttgcgtttgcatctcattaatatgtataagcagcaacacctgtgctgcattactatgtgaaccagtcagaattgccttgaaaaaggtgacagttggtcaccgaaacgtcggttgaataaatatcttggttgtgtaagaagagtcttttattcagtgacttaccaacctgatgaaactattcacgtaggttagtagatgttagatgtTTTTGACTTACATTGCAGGAGCATGCGCGGGAGGGAGACCCCGACAGTGTTCTGGAAACGTTTGACGAGTTCTGCAGAACGCAGGAATGGGCCATGAACGCGGCGGAGGAGAAAGGCGACATCCTGGATGAAATAGTGCGGGAGCTGCGGCCGACTACATGTCTGGAACTGGGTACGTACTGCGGCTACTCGGCGGTTCGCATCGCCCGGCAATTGTCTCCATCCGCTCGCCTCATCACCGTCGAAGTCAACCCGGATTGTGCCGCCGTTGCTAGGGAAGTTGTGAAGCTGGCCGGTCTACAGGACAAGGTAGCTTGTTGATACTTTATTCTTCCTGGGTACACCACTACCCAGTACAAGTACTTAATAAAAATGAATGGAATTATTAGCTTCAACCCAGTTTGAATCACATCGCGTCATAAGAATCTATTCTGTACCTGGCAATTCTTCTTTGTATTAAAAAATTGTCAACGCTAAATATTCAAAATCATCTCAGTTGTTCCAAAACTAGTTCATTACACTCATTCATTTTTTCATCACTTTCTTTAGAATGTGTGAACTTTTTGCAGTTTTCTCTTATTGTTGTCTTATTTTGCAGTTTTGCTAACTATGATAGTACTTATATATTATGTCAGCCAGTCTATTCTAACTTTGATAAAG contains these protein-coding regions:
- the LOC136445621 gene encoding catechol O-methyltransferase-like, translating into MDVNTKALIGAVAGTCAMTSAFAYSRRDWLKDQWLAFISPAIYNFLTGTTREQRALKYLKEHAREGNPDSVLETFDEFCRTQEWAMNAAEEKGDILDEIVRELRPTTCLELGTYCGYSAVRIARQLSPSARLITVEVNPDYAAVAREVVKLAGLQDKIEVINVDSCDVIRELKDKYDITKLDLVFLDHWKYLYIRDIKLIEEEKLLKKGSVVFADNVIIPGAPGYLEYIRGSKNYKSTFYSVHFEYMDDMKDGVEKSVYIGDE
- the LOC136445620 gene encoding catechol O-methyltransferase-like → MDANTKALIGVSAVTFAMASAFAYSRRDWLKDQWLAFISPVIYNFLKGTTREQRALKYLKEHAREGDPDSVLETFDEFCRTQEWAMNAAEEKGDILDEIVRELRPTTCLELGTYCGYSAVRIARQLSPSARLITVEVNPDCAAVAREVVKLAGLQDKIEVINVDSGDVIRELKDKYDVTKLDLVFLDHWTYLYIRDIKLIEEEKLLKKGSVVFADNVIIPGAPGYLEYIRGSKNYKSTFYSVHFEYMDDMKDGVEKSVYIGDE